One Triticum dicoccoides isolate Atlit2015 ecotype Zavitan chromosome 4B, WEW_v2.0, whole genome shotgun sequence genomic window carries:
- the LOC119290868 gene encoding uncharacterized protein LOC119290868 produces the protein MRKLCPNLERDDALDTVLEVPIPEEMFSGAGGGSRGSRFGCASVKAWMRSHAADRSGAGEPCSMSRGELQLMLGVIGAPLIPLPVSHAKQSPSSVLCEQLKGDPIESSSAKYIVQQYIAASGGEWALNKVTSMYAMGKVRMTAAELNSSDADGSSNNGGAQRGGKKGGGKGGAGGEIGGFVLWQKKPELWCLELVVSGCKISAGSDGKVAWRQTPWHQSHASRGPPRPLRRSLQGLDPMLTASLFAEDSVCIGERSIDGEDCFVLKVEAEASSLRARNSSSVEIIRHTVWGYFSQRTGLLVQLEDSHLLQIKSGGGSVFWETTMESRLRDYRAVDGVNIAHSGRTAVSLVRFGDTQDGNTRTRMEEHWDIEEVDFNIWGLSMDCFLPPSDLRDGGKESQQQQQQELAVVKAARPPPLRIPAVAVVRVGPSQVAAVNLDETESLLAR, from the exons ATGAGGAAATTGTGCCCCAACCTGGAGCGCGACGACGCGCTGGACACGGTGCTGGAGGTGCCCATCCCCGAGGAGATGTTCTCCGGCGCCGGCGGGGGCTCCCGCGGCTCCAGGTTCGGCTGCGCCAGCGTCAAGGCCTGGATGCGCTCGCACGCCGCCGACCGCTCCGGCGCCGGCGAGCCGTGCTCCATGAGCCGCGGCGAGCTCCAGCTCATGCTCGGCGTCATCGGCGCGCCGCTCATCCCGCTCCCTGTCAGCCACGCCAAGCAGTCACCCTCCTCGGTGCTCTGCGAGCAGCTCAAGGGCGACCCCATT GAATCGTCGTCGGCCAAGTACATAGTGCAGCAGTACATCGCGGCGTCCGGCGGGGAGTGGGCGCTGAACAAAGTGACGAGCATGTACGCGATGGGCAAGGTGCGGATGACGGCCGCGGAGCTCAACAGCAGCGACGCGGACGGCAGCAGCAATAATGGCGGCGCCCAGCGCGGCGGGAAGAAAGGCGGCGGcaagggcggcgccggcggcgagatCGGCGGGTTCGTGCTGTGGCAGAAGAAGCCGGAGCTGTGGTGCCTGGAGCTGGTGGTGTCCGGCTGCAAGATCAGCGCCGGCAGCGACGGCAAGGTGGCCTGGCGGCAGACGCCATGGCACCAGTCCCACGCCTCCCGTGGTCCGCCGCGCCCGCTCCGCAGATCGCTCCAG GGGCTTGACCCGATGCTGACGGCGAGCCTGTTCGCGGAGGACTCGGTGTGCATCGGCGAGCGGAGCATCGACGGCGAGGACTGCTTCGTGCTCAaggtggaggcggaggcgtccagcctGCGCGCCCGCAACAGCAGCAGCGTCGAGATCATCCGCCACACCGTGTGGGGCTACTTCAGCCAGCGCACGGGCCTGCTGGTGCAGCTGGAGGACTCGCACCTGCTGCAGATCAAGtccggcggcggctccgtcttCTGGGAGACCACCATGGAGTCGCGCCTCCGCGACTACCGCGCCGTCGACGGCGTCAACATCGCCCACTCGGGCCGCACCGCCGTCTCGCTCGTCCGCTTCGGGGACACGCAGGACGGCAACACCCGGACGCGCATGGAGGAGCACTGGGACATCGAGGAGGTCGACTTCAACATCTGGGGCCTCTCCATGGACTGCTTCCTGCCGCCCAGCGACCTCAGGGACGGCGGCAAGGaatcgcagcagcagcagcagcaggagctcgccgtcgtcaaggCCGCGCGCCCGCCGCCGCTGAGGATACCGGCCGTGGCCGTCGTCCGCGTAGGGCCGTCGCAGGTGGCCGCCGTCAACCTGGACGAAACGGAGTCGCTGCTTGCCAGATGA
- the LOC119290867 gene encoding uncharacterized protein LOC119290867: MATKGQLVRERNVKITSSREGRQRGNSHSDQLVQVPKQKDSAASGNIDGKFEDRIRVVKNDKIRRQREPRNAEGDVGLKSSKPWPARKATTVDELVKHMSKVPSYLQRKETADHLQDKALNVGVLEWGLLARWSHEQKHEPCSSHGASSSDTSRSVLFSSPSHSSASPSSKSLDSNQSPLNDHQRCFMKSQQSSRVDKHHEKANSPSPNSAVLSLLPGHGKHLRAENNGNSGGLNFSEFSPPADSVIAASGSCTRHDMVDEDTTRKIEEAVHHCSRRLFTDDDNTGRSFFTPNDDDSMCVDPLQSNGISGLIPSAVLETERNGSTSPVGFLEDIGQSPEFPRIPYSCPLPIMDSTEELGTSSSATRDTFVCAAVTKGENGNRHKSPVSVCKKPLMISSKFTDMDVLPDRHLVSGLNGVNRCSSLKEAPSPRRPDTSVDKINEDKRSNSRGRRSPLRRMLDPLLKPRQSSTSVAPTQPSFVPKCHLSTNINKQSLNLEGSGSQNVQRRSVDAVVNSNNHAEANINQPPRVLLNSERYLNQERDSTTTRQALLQLAWKNGLPLFMLSYGDSDILAATVRRKGISDKDDLESAYTLFTVEEPKKKSGAWITAGNKNKKHQLVSSIVGEMRISRRKSRCCHAKDFHVHREFVLVGSELLPTPEEPGDSHISREIGAFISAVPQTVESPHQSSSQNSSRDSSAPIGCSCPPLGNIYRNMTNASSAPASVIAILPNGFHGASTSGQPLPLMERWRSRGSCDCGGWDEGCTLSVLTDNTQGNQGCKSIQVNQTQDGSHRFDLLSQGRSREDRHAFSMVSFKEGLYAVEFRSSIALLQAFAMCIVMLHGRSPVRTQADLPTSQDDAVFADHKLKAMAAAGQGRAPASYVPRQPPLSPVGRA, from the exons ATGGCGACAAAAGGACAGCTTGTTAGAGAAAGGAATGTGAAGATCACATCAAGCCGTGAAGGTCGTCAAAGGGGTAATTCACACTCAGATCAATTAGTGCAAGTTCCAAAGCAGAAGGACTCGGCAGCCAGTGGAAACATTGATGGAAAATTTGAAGATAGAATCAGAGTTGTGAAGAATGACAAGATTCGTAGGCAGCGAGAACCTCGAAATGCAGAAGGGGATGTAGGCTTGAAGAGCTCAAAACCATGGCCTGCACGAAAAGCAACTACTGTTGATGAACTTGTCAAGCATATGTCCAAAGTTCCTTCATATTTACAGCGCAAAGAGACGGCTGACCATCTTCAGGACAAGGCACTGAATGTTGGGGTTCTTGAGTGGGGCCTTCTCGCAAGGTGGTCTCATGAGCAAAAACATGAGCCCTGTAGCAGCCATGGAGCCTCTTCATCTGATACCAGCAGATCTGTTCTATTCTCTTCTCCATCTCATTCTTCTGCAAGCCCCAGCAGCAAATCTCTTGATAGCAATCAGTCTCCACTGAATGACCACCAGCGTTGTTTTATGAAGTCTCAGCAAAGCAGTCGTGTGGACAAACACCATGAGAAGGCCAATTCACCTAGCCCAAATTCCGCAGTGTTGAGCTTGTTGCCAGGGCATGGCAAGCACCTTCGTGCAGAGAACAATGGTAACAGTGGTGGCTTAAATTTCAGCGAGTTTTCTCCCCCCGCAGACTCTGTGATTGCTGCCTCTGGGAGTTGCACGCGGCATGATATGGTTGATGAAGATACTACAAGGAAGATAGAGGAGGCTGTTCATCACTGTTCACGCAGGCTTTTTACAGATGATGATAACACCGGGAGAAGTTTCTTCACACCCAATGACGATGATTCCATGTGTGTTGACCCTCTGCAGAGCAATGGCATCAGTGGTCTAATACCTAGCGCTGTGCTGGAAACAGAAAGAAATGGCAGCACGTCACCTGTTGGTTTCTTGGAGGATATTGGCCAATCCCCTGAATTTCCTCGTATTCCATATTCATGTCCACTCCCCATCATGGATTCCACTGAAGAGCTTGGCACCAGTAGCTCTGCAACTAGAGATACTTTTGTTTGTGCAGCTGTAACAAAAGGTGAAAACGGTAACAGACACAAATCTCCTGTTAGTGTCTGCAAGAAACCCCTCATGATTAGCTCAAAGTTCACTGATATGGATGTGCTGCCTGATCGCCACCTTGTTTCTGGGCTGAATGGAGTGAACAGATGCTCTAGCCTGAAGGAAGCACCATCTCCTCGACGGCCTGACACCTCTGTGGATAAGATTAATGAGGACAAGCGATCAAACAGCAGAGGTAGGCGCAGCCCATTAAGGAGGATGTTAGATCCACTATTAAAACCTAGGCAATCATCCACTTCTGTTGCGCCAACTCAACCTTCATTTGTTCCAAAGTGTCATCTGTCAACCAATATTAATAAGCAATCTCTTAACTTGGAAGGGTCCGGGTCACAAAATGTGCAGCGTAGGTCAGTTGATGCAGTAGTCAATTCAAATAACCATGCTGAAGCAAACATAAATCAGCCTCCTCGTGTGCTGTTGAACAGTGAGAGGTACCTCAACCAAGAAAGGGATTCAACAACAACAAGGCAAGCGCTTCTTCAGCTAGCATGGAAAAACGGCCTACCTTTATTCATGCTTTCTTATGGTGATTCTGATATCCTGGCGGCCACTGTGAGAAGGAAGGGCATCTCTGATAAGGATGATCTGGAAAGTGCATACACTTTATTCACTGTTGAAGAGCCCAAGAAAAAGAGTGGAGCTTGGATCACAGCAGGTAATAAGAACAAGAAACATCAGTTGGTATCCAGTATTGTTGGGGAAATGAGGATCTCACGACGAAAATCGAGATGCTGCCATGCAAAAGATTTTCATGTGCACAGGGAATTTGTGCTGGTTGGTTCTGAACTGCTACCAACACCTGAGGAACCTGGTGATTCACACATTAGCAGGGAAATTGGGGCTTTTATCAGCGCAGTTCCTCAAACAGTAGAAAGTCCTCATCAATCATCTTCACAGAATTCTAGCCGAGATAGTTCAGCACCAATTGGCTGCTCTTGCCCTCCTCTGGGAAACATCTACCGTAACATGACAAATGCTAGTTCAGCTCCAGCCAGTGTTATTGCCATACTACCGAACGGCTTCCACGGCGCATCAACTTCTGGACAGCCTTTACCTCTGATGGAGAGGTGGAGATCCAGAGGATCATGTGACTGTGGTGGGTGGGATGAAGGTTGCACGCTGAGTGTGCTCACCGACAACACCCAAGGAAACCAAGGATGCAAGTCTATTCAGGTGAACCAAACGCAGGATGGCAGCCATCGATTCGACTTGCTCTCTCAG GGTCGATCACGGGAGGATCGTCATGCCTTCAGTATGGTTTCGTTTAAAGAAGGGTTATATGCAGTCGAATTCAGATCATCCATTGCTTTACTTCAGGCCTTCGCTATGTGTATAGTGATGCTTCATGGGAGGAGCCCTGTGAGGACGCAGGCCGATTTGCCAACCTCGCAAGACGATGCAGTCTTTGCCGATCATAAGCTGAAGGCTATGGCAGCAGCCGGCCAAGGTAGAGCTCCGGCCAGCTATGTGCCGCGTCAGCCACCTCTATCTCCCGTAGGGCGAGCCTAG